In Fusarium falciforme chromosome 9, complete sequence, the sequence GTTTTTTCAAGCTTCATCACCAGATCTTTCTCATCTGTCTTGGCTATACAGCTCCTTGAAATAGTCAAACTGTCCCTTCATCATGAAGCTGTCAATCTTTGTTTCCGCCCTTTCCCTCGTCACGAGTGCACTCGCAGGAGCTGTTGAGCTTCCCGCTGGTGTTCCTCGAAGCGTGGATGAGTTTCGTGAGAAACATCAATACACGCCGCCAGCCAAGCGCAGTCACCGCAAGGTGTTTACCATCAGGGCCTCCAAGAACGATCATGATGATGTTTCGTCTGAGTTCTACAAGGGCTTGAAGAGGGCGAACAAGGGAGGTACACTCCACTTGACCAAGGGACATACATATGTCATTGGCAAGCCTCTTGACTTGACCTGGCTGGATAATGTCCATGTTCATCTTGATGGAGAGATCAAGTTTACCAATGATACTGGGTACTGGCAGAAGAACTCCTTCACTCATCCCTTCCAGGTATGTCATCTCCAAAGAGACTCGCGTGCACGACTAACTTTCAAAAGAACTCGATCATGTTCTGGAAGTGGGGAGGCAAGAACATCAAGATCTACGGTAACGGAGTGTTGAACGGAAACGGTCAACGCTGGTGGAACGAGTTTGCCGGTAAAGAGATTCTGGACAAGACGAACCAGTACCTTCGTCCCATTCTCTTCTACGCCGAGAACGCCACTGGTCTGGACATTCAGGGAATCCACTTCAAGGATTCGCCCTGCTGGACCAACTTTGTCGTTACTTGTGAGTAATTTTGCCTTCAACGAGAAAAATCAAGCTTACACATCATCAGCAAAGGACATCTCTTTCAAGGATGTTATCTGCACGGCTCACTCCAACAACGCCACGTCTCTTCCCAAGAACACCGACTTTTTTGATTCTTTGAATGTCGAGCATCTGACGGTTGAGCGTGCCTGGGTTGATATCGGTGATGACTGCTTCTCACCCAAGAGCAATGCTTCGGATGTCTATGTCAACACCATGTACTGCAACGGTATGTCACCCCCCCTAGATTTTGATAATTCTCCAGTACTAACAAGCTGCAGGCACCCATGGACAGTCCATTGGATCTCTTGGTCAGTACAAGGGCGAAAAGTCCTTTGTCAAGGATGTCGTCATCGAGAACGTCTGGATGCTCAACGGCCAACACGGAGCCCGTCTCAAGACCTGGGCCGGCCCTGATGTTGGTTACGGTTTCATCGACAACGTCACTTTCCGAAACTTCTGGGGTGGCAACAACGAGTACACTGCCTTCATCGACTCTTGCTACTTCAACATTGACGAGGCAACATGTGCCAAGTACCCCTCGCAGATgaacatcaccaacatcctcTTCGAGAACTTTACCGGTTACTCATCCGGCAAGTACGGCGATGCCATCGCGAGGTTGACATGCAGCAGCAACCCCAACGCCGTGTGCGAGAACATCAAGTTCAAGAACTTTGACATCAAGACGCCTTGCGGCGGAAAGCCTGTTGTCATCTGCGATGGTGTTTCAGACATTGGCATGGACTGTGTGAGTGCGACCAGCAAGGAAGCCAAGGCGGCATTGGCGAACAAGTGCACTGCCCCTGCGGCTTCTGTGAGTCCATTCAAGGTCCGAAAGTTTCATGAGTAAAGGAGGTTGAATGTCTCATGATTTGCTGGGGAAACGAGTGGTTGCATTGCTGGAGCGAGATGATAGGAACGCGCAGCATACCACATAGTACAGCTGCCTAATTCAGTgcaaaaagaaataaaacttGAATAATAAAATTGAAAAGCCCTTTTAACCAAGTTGAGATGtattttcttcctctttttctttgctTCTCAACAAAATGAGGGTTCAGCCCCTCGCGTAATGTCAACACGCTTAAACGTTGTCGCGTCAccaccccccccccccaaaaTCCCCAAGGGCGACAAGGAAGCCTACTTTAAGAGCAGCGAGCGTGACTGGGACGACAAGTACGAAGCCAAGATCGGAACGGCGACTAAAATCATCAAATTTTGATCCGAATTTATCTTGAAGAGCGAGTCCCCCTCCTTGTACGACACCACATGGCTGACGTTTCTTCTCAAGTCGCCATGTCGACGACATCTTGGCCCTTGGACCTGATGTCTGCGGAAGCCTTTGGCGATTCATTTTTGAATACAAAGACGTCCGCTACGACGCAAAGAACAGCGCCAAACTGACAACTCAGGTCGTCGTCCGTCTAGCAAAGGCATGCCCCAAGCTCCGGAGGATCGAGCTCCAAGCTGCAACTGAAGTCGGCGAGGATGCCCTCCTCGCTTTGTTCGAGAACTGTCCTGCCCTGACGTACCTTGAGCTCAGCGGCATTTCCCTTGGGAACGACATCACCGGAACGTCTCTTGATGCCCTACGGGAGAACCCGGAGTGGGCGCCTAAGCTGAAGACGCTCATCCTCCGTGAAAAggatgacaagaaggagtTCATGAGGGCCATGCGCGCTTTGGGCAAGGAGATACGGGCCATGACAGTCACCCTGGTCAGTCGACATGAAGAAAAGAAGTGGGGAGATTGGGAGTTGGTGACGACGAAGCAAAACTACAAGAAGGGGCGCAAGCACGGCGACGtctacgacgacgaccacTTCTGGTAGGCCATGTCTCGACGTGGCAGGACGAGGCAGGCCCTCTGTCAAAGTACCATCCCTTGCGCGGGCGTGACGGGATAGGTTTATTGTGTTTCGAGGCATTCTATAAATGCCGCCAGTGTGTTCAGATACCCCATTGTGTTAGCTGATATTGTGTCCGGTGCCCTCTTTTGAAAACAAGGCAtcactataaatatataaataagcagCAATGATCCGTTCCATGATGATGTTAAAGTGCGTGAAAACCAGGTTAATCCGCGCGAAGTCGAGATTGGCTGCGTTGATCGTACGTGTTTTGGACAGTCCAAGAATCAATCATGGCATTTCAATATTCAGAGTCCTTTGTTCTGCCAAGATGGCCGTGATTCTTTGTCTTGAGACTTGCCAAGCTtatgtttttttcttttttggtGCTGACGCGTGTCCCCTCTAGTTTCAACCTCTTCTTTACCATAAGCAGCAATTTCCGACCTCCTCGAAAGTTTCTTTCTACCTCTTGCAGCCACTTGGAAGATCTTGATCTCGCCTTTAAAAGAACAACCACAGAATTTCCTCACCACCTCATCTACGCTATCCCGACCCTTCCGTAGCCCATCATGCCTGGCGACTCGGACCCATTAATCAACGACAACACCAAACTCCAGGCCTACTATGCCTCCCTCGAGTCTAGAATCGGCTACAAGGTGTTCCTTGGTGACACGCGTCACTTTGGTTATTATCCTAGCGACAAAAGCTGGCCTTTCCCCATCGGTCGCTCGCTGAGGGCCATGGAGACAAAGATGGGCGAACTGCTGAACCTTCCCCCAGGCGCCAATGTGCTTGACGCCGGCTGCGGCGTCGGACACGTAGCTCTTCATCTTGCAAAAGAATTCAAGTACCGCGTCAAggctgttgatgttgttgagcaCCACGTTGCCAAGGCGAAGCGCAACTTTGCCCGATCCGGGCTATCCGAAGGACAAATCTCGGCGAGTCGGATGGACTACCACCACCTCGAAACCCTAGACGACGATTCTTTTGACGGAGTCTACACTATGGAGACTCTTGTGCACGCTACGGATCCTAAGGCTGTTCTCGCGGGTTTCTTTCGCATTCTACGCCCAGGTGGCCATGTTGCTCATTTCGAGTATGACCACGAGTTCGTCTCTGACTCAACCGAGGATATGGCCCAGTCAATGAAGAAAATCAATGACTATTCCGCCATGCCAACAAATGACATCTCGCATCCCGGTGTCTTCAAagagatgctcgaggaggCAGGTTTTACCGACGTCACGGTTCGAGACTACTCAAAGAACATTGTCCCCATGACGCGGCTGTTCTATCTGGTCGCCTATGTCCCTTGGCTCCTCGTTACCTTTTTCCACTTGGAGAAGCATTTCATCAACACGGTGGCTGGTGTCGAGTCGTATCGAGGACGTGATCGTTGGCATTATGTTGCTATTACGGCTAAGAAACCAGGGGAACCTATCGAGGAGCCCAAGACGAGGTAAAGGGCGCATGGGTTGGGATGTTATATTGTCCTAAATCTTGATTGACGACGTTTAGAGGTGACGGCCAATGGTTTCGCAGCCTCAAAACTCCGCAACTGTAGGGTACATGGTCGATATAGAGACGCGATCTGTCTTAAACCTCAATAGAATAGTGGCTCGAAACTTGTGTCCCGTAGGATT encodes:
- a CDS encoding Methyltransf-25 domain-containing protein — encoded protein: MPGDSDPLINDNTKLQAYYASLESRIGYKVFLGDTRHFGYYPSDKSWPFPIGRSLRAMETKMGELLNLPPGANVLDAGCGVGHVALHLAKEFKYRVKAVDVVEHHVAKAKRNFARSGLSEGQISASRMDYHHLETLDDDSFDGVYTMETLVHATDPKAVLAGFFRILRPGGHVAHFEYDHEFVSDSTEDMAQSMKKINDYSAMPTNDISHPGVFKEMLEEAGFTDVTVRDYSKNIVPMTRLFYLVAYVPWLLVTFFHLEKHFINTVAGVESYRGRDRWHYVAITAKKPGEPIEEPKTR
- a CDS encoding Glycoside hydrolase family 28; amino-acid sequence: MKLSIFVSALSLVTSALAGAVELPAGVPRSVDEFREKHQYTPPAKRSHRKVFTIRASKNDHDDVSSEFYKGLKRANKGGTLHLTKGHTYVIGKPLDLTWLDNVHVHLDGEIKFTNDTGYWQKNSFTHPFQNSIMFWKWGGKNIKIYGNGVLNGNGQRWWNEFAGKEILDKTNQYLRPILFYAENATGLDIQGIHFKDSPCWTNFVVTSKDISFKDVICTAHSNNATSLPKNTDFFDSLNVEHLTVERAWVDIGDDCFSPKSNASDVYVNTMYCNGTHGQSIGSLGQYKGEKSFVKDVVIENVWMLNGQHGARLKTWAGPDVGYGFIDNVTFRNFWGGNNEYTAFIDSCYFNIDEATCAKYPSQMNITNILFENFTGYSSGKYGDAIARLTCSSNPNAVCENIKFKNFDIKTPCGGKPVVICDGVSDIGMDCVSATSKEAKAALANKCTAPAASVSPFKVRKFHE